ccctacccatataattttctCTTTCTTGGTAAGGTCGTGTTATTATTCCGACCCTATCCATATAATTTTTTCCCAGATTGTGACcacttttcagccatcaaatctaataatcctaCACTTTAGCATGTTTCGACCAGATTTTTGGTGACtttcttgttcaagatctactcatctCTTGATTTTGAGATGACCCGTATATTTTATACCTGTTTTCGACAATTTTCCAGCAATAGAACGACTTTCCGGTGACGTTTACTACTTTTCCAACCATTTTTTTCAGTTTGTTCCTTTTCAACTGTGGTCTCCCAAGCGTCTAGAGAAGTCCTTACTAGTTTGTTGcggatatcttcaccaagtctcTCACTGATCCATGTATTaattacatccataacaagcttggtacatgtTTTGTATGCACCATCTTgaggagtgttagaatatgagtagataggaatagcatatagaatACTACttagaaaaggattgtaatgtagtgtcctatttaGAAAGGAATTAGAATaaagtgtctataaatagggtctcagtGTAATTAATGTAGttacaataattcaataatattcttcaccTATATTTCTCATAGTACTCAACAATGACAGGAGCAATATGGAGATTATACATCTTCTGTATGCCGATGACCCTTTGATCTTTTGAGATGCAACTGTTGACAAAATATATTTGATGTTGATCTTGTCTATCTTTGACGGAGTTTCTTGCCTACATCTGAAATTGGGGAAAATTTTGTTGTACTCAATAAATGACACGGTAAACATTTACCTTTTAGCAGTGTCTTTGGGATGTGAAATTGGCTCTTTATGAACAAGCTACCTTGTATTACCTCTGGAAGCTATGAACAAGGCTCAGGAGATGGAATGGGGAGCTAAAAAGATGTGAGAAGAAATTGGCCTGGTGGAAGAGTCTGTACAGATCTCTAGGAGGAAGGTTGATCTTGGTCAAAAATATGCTTTTCTCTCTCCCCACTTGCATGTCTCTTTTACCTCTACTGGCAAATCTGAAGAGAATTTATTCCTTAGAAGGAACTTTATATGGAGAGGAGAGACAATAGAAACAAAATATGCTTACATTTGGTGAAAAATGAAATCGGGTGGGTGGGGGGTTAGGTATAAGGAACACAAGACAACATATGATTCTTCTAATAAAATGGCTTACATTTGGTGAAATGAAATCGGGTGGGTGGGGGATTTGGTATAAGGAACACAAGACAACGTATGATTCTTCAAATAAAATGGTTGTGGAGTTTCTTAAGGAAGGATCAAGCTTTATGGAGAAGGGTTGTTTGTGAAAAATTTGGGGTTGAAGAATATTAGGGCTAAAAATTGTGTACTCCACTTATGGAGTTAGTATATGAAGTCTATCAAGCTCATCTGGCCAACTTTTATTAATAATGTAAGGATTAAGGTGGAATGGTTTGAAAACCGCTTTTTGGAATGACAATTGGATTGGACTGCCACCTAATGAAGTTTCTCTAGACATCCTCACTTTAGAGCTGTAGCTGAAGTGTGGAGCTATGttttagaaaatttctcaataattGGGAAATCAGCAGATTCTTGTGGAGTTAGTGTATGGGATTTGTTTGAACACCTCCTTCTGCAATAACAATTGGATAGGACATGGCCCACTGGATGAAGTTTTTCTAGACATCCTCAGGTTACAGCTGCAGCTGAACTATGGCacggactgcgtacattctaccctatctagacctcactttgtgggaatatataGGGTTTGGTGTTGTTGCTGATGTTGTAATTGGGAAATCAGAAGGCTTGCTGAATTCCTTAAACTCTTGGAGAACATTAAGGGCACTACTcaactaaaagataagttgatttGGGAGAAGGGCAATAAAAAGCATACTTATGCAGACCAAATTACACAGCCGATTGTTGGGATTGGACACATATATGGGAGGTTAAGATACCCTTCAAGGTGACATTTGGCTGGTGGTAAATGATGAAGTTCTGACACAAGAAACTTAATGGAAAAAGGGGTATGCAGCTCTAAGCTaataaggggttgtttggtagagtgtattgaaatgttaatgcatgcattagtttaatgtgtattagtagtaccttgtttggtatacctttttaccctatgtataactaatgcaagcattagttatacactctattatgtattgaggtgtgtattactaatacctcaaaatccatggtaatgcaatggatctaatgcatgcattaacatgcttaaagaccctattacccttCAAAAAATTTtccgcatcctttccaacatatatcttgagggtattatgtaaaaaaaaatttttttttagaaattatgtaattcatgtttttttaatacatcgaaccaaatactaaataagaaaaatacaagcataactaacacaaacattactaatacactatattttgcattattcttatacactctaccaaacgacccctaagtgttTCATGTGTTGCTTCCTATGTGAGAAAGAAGCTGAAATAAACAGCCACCTATTTTTGCATTGTCAAGTCATTGATAGACTAGAGAGCAATTTCAGAAAATAAATGGTATGGATTCTGCCCAAATCAAGTGGACAATTACTAACCATCTGCAATTATCCTGGACGCATTTTGAGGCAGAAGAAGTGGTGCAGTTTGGTCACAACATGCATTTGGCGGTGTTGGAGTAAAAGAAACTTGATATGCTTTGAAGACACCGCTAACACTgggcaaaagattaagatgaattGTATATTTTATTTCACTTTTGGTGTAAATAATGATTGTCGGGGATGTAGACCTACAAGACTATTTTTTTCTGTCTTGTAATTATGTTATCCTCGTCGCACCATCTTTTATGCTaatgatttataatattattacttaACTCAAAACAGGGCTTCTGTTGTTGCTGCCACGTGAAATATTTCTGGGAATTGATCCTTCTTGGAAGAGAACTAACCTTTTAGCCATTACTTTAGTGCTCTCTTCCACTATTGCTAAATATAGTATTCAACTCCAACTAAACATCTTAAATACCTTCTAGTAGAACACCATTATATAAAATATGGACAGTGGAAGTACAAGATATTTATTCTTGCAGTTGAGCAAGCTCACATGTTTTGCTTGTTTTTATGTTTATAGTATGCACATGTGTGTTTGTTCGTTCACttgttcttttttgtttcttttggaTGCAATATGATGGTAGTAGGTGGCACTGGGGATCAGAATCCTTGGCGACAAATTGCCAAGGCCCATAGGGGAAGAATAGAGGTTGGAATGGGAGAGCCTGGAGTGTGATGGTGATCTGTGTTTTTCAGTTGATTTTAACATGGAATTTGTGATGTGAAAAAACATGGTTAAGACCATCAACTTCCCCAAATATAAACATTGCTAAGATCGTCAAGCTTTCACTGCTAAAAATAGCATGAAAGTTGTTCAGTTCATCTCTTCAGTTCATATTTTGGGTTTCTCTAAGGTTCTCTTGATGAGCCAgttgtattttaatttctctagAAATTACTGTTTAGGTGTTCCTGACTTCCTGGTGGACATTTCAGGTGGCACTTCAACACATCATAGGATATATTTGTGGTGCTCAAAGCATTTGCCAGCTGGAGCCTTTTTCACACTTTTGTTCTGAATTTTGCTCACCTGTACATGCAATACTCTTTGATTTGTTACTTCTTGAAATTGATAAACTGATAGGGTTTTCCACATGTATGACATGAAGTTTGGGCTGAAACAATCTGTCATGTGTCTAAGAATATTTAGTCCCTTTAGTATGGCATTTTGTCTGGTATGTCCTAGACCTTTCCAGTTTTCCTTCTTGAATGCCTCTCCACATATCCTATAATGTACAAGTATACCAAGTTCAATTTTCCTTACCTTGTCTTTCTTCATCTTATTTGTATTCATGTCTTGCTTGTTGCTCTTTTTGATAGGGTAAATTCTTTCATTAATGATTAGAGAAATCCTGTATACCAAAAAAGAAGAgaactgtaacgccccgattttctgaaccggaacggtacacgatgcttatgaccctgaggaaccacaagctaatccaagattgatatctgtacctgtatacttcaattcatgacataataatgcggaaaacatgcataatagaccataaggttcaactgaaataatataacatccatatgggctaaaaatacccaaaacaactaaaaattgaatctaaaagctaaatctgagcgtaaatccgaaagcctttaagtactgtctgaaataaggagatGAAGGAACatttctccaactaacttcgtaaactgataactggctaaaataataatgaataaatccaatcatattgtcctcgaatgaagaggactcactgaatctctgcgactggaaagGCTATGGCTACTGtcgatctggagctcgtgtctttgaacctatggtgtaacatgaaaagaaagcaccatagtgcaaatgcgtcagtacgaggggatgtactgagtatacgagtgaggtaggctaaatataaatagggtttgcatgcatgaacaatgctaactgactgattgatatgaacgtaagagtgcaaacatacatacatagtagctaagatcatgagtacgtaatggctaaatctgtaagctaatacatggttggaaacgtagttctgataacatggatgactgtatctgacagccctgaatctggttgaactctctgagttccatgctataattgaatttgactgtatctaacagtcctagtatactgatatctgaagaactgtctgatttcttttactgagactgatactgaaactgtgggaggtagttgtttaaccgacatgccctatatgtgccattatggctaagatggggtccaatctctgccctgactggaagggtgtcaataccgcgccactggtaaggactacatgtgagcaaccctcatataacaggtaactctagtgagaaaggtgggaaccctcatataacaagttaagtcacctcatctaccctcatataacaggctgcgatgtctcaacctatgctggctacatagttgtggaacgcaaggatgactgctaagaatcacaccctcatatacaggtgagttctcatccttaggttcactcggtgctaactcctactcccatctgaagagactaaacatgattcaactgactgtgcatggatagattaactgacttttattgactgatggagtagtactattatctgagagttaactgggatcatgagatttctgaggtttcctgagtcacatgactgactgagttctatagattatagctttactgagattatcatgacaacatgacatgactctaggcacacaactatgtttttcgggtacgaatacccccaggactcgataaaaggaaactgacacacatgacataacttgatcacaagattggagtccacaattcgctatatcataagtaggggatagtatacttcatgtatttaatcaacacctcaaacatagtagggaaagcatggatataattcatatgtccatcatcatacatacttcatgccatcgccataagaatacataaataacatggacattcatattgaagtgtatcactaacatggacttgtcatttagatatcatgaaatcatgtaaatatgaacttctaacgtcctaggcattttatcaaacaccgtacatgcattctttaaggcataggtggatttcatacttgcattagttcaacccacccaaagttcatgattttcaaccaacaatcacatatatttcatgacaaacatccttagatatcatcttgaaacttgaacaacaatcatcaacgtgtacatgcttatatcaccacaaaagtttacaaaataatatttaaaagcatggttcttgaactctatgaacgaattgaatccatagatgaacactacacataccttagaaaggaaaccttgatgatttgctggagagttcttagatttgagaaacttaattctcaattatcttggataaaggcttgaatctttcttttgagagattagtttgatggaaaccctaatcttgtggttgagatcgtaagagagggtttttaagatgcttaactgaagaaaaatgggaaaaattacgcctctttagagttataagtcgtgggaagtgaagggaaaagaccaaaataccttaATGAAATAAGTtttcagttgctgaaaataatagctgacgacatttctgacaaggcgtcaaaaatatggtaagccgtcaaaaatgtcgtcacacaaaaGCTAGAATTGATGgcttctgcctaagtctgacgaccttcgtggtagggcgtcacaaatgtggtaagctaccacgaatgtcgtcacacaggagctggtttctacctaaggctgacgaccttcgtggtagggcgtcacaaatgtggtaagctaccacgaatgtcatcacacaggagctggattctgcctaaggctgacgaactTCGTGGTAGGGCGTAACAAATGTGGTAGGCTACCACGattgtcgtcacactgtttccagcctgacatgctggagtaaaataggaataactctttgctccgatatcggatttagacgaaattggtatctttggaaagctcatTCTGTTATCTATCTGCTGATAATGAGgtcaaaaattctaagtataatgagagatatgctcgtttgaagtttactatacaAATAttcttcttaagaattcaatcggtaagaaatgttttgattcgtctgatagctgggagttatttgaagccttaatatacatctaacctactcataaaactataaaataaccatgatgtaatatgcatgagcttggtacatggctctaatattggtttggattttttaaggtattacaatatctcctccttggaaacatttgtcctcgaatgatgactgcttgagaggggagaaaagataaacgacgcatacactgatcatgcttaactggcacatgattttaggactgaattgaattctaaactgaatatagcccaactgaacatgcatatctgatgcataactgataagctgaactcatgaatgcatgataagctatgcactgatactcgataccaattttatactggaattttgaacatgtaactgaataaggtTAAGAAAAATGGCTACCTCGAGCTAAGTTTGAATtggcggagaaaagatgagggtacttggttcgcatgtctgcttctgcttcttaagtagctccctccacggactgattccgccaaagaaccttgactagaaggacttttttgttcctcagcctacgagtctgatagtcgaggatttcgactggaattctttataagagaggctattctgaagttcaatgctctgaatagggactacaactgttgggtcacctatgcacttcttgagcaaagagacatgaaagaatggatggactgaggctagatctgaaggcaactcaagctcataggctaccttgccgaagtgactgagaatcctaaagggaccgacatatcggggactgagttttccctttttgccgaatctcttcactcccttcatgggagagactttgagatagacatagtcaacgacctcgaattcgagatcctttctacgaacatccgcataagacttctgtcggctctgagcagctcagagtctttctctgattaactgaactttctctaaggcatcgaatactaagtcacgCCCTATGACTgcggtctcactaacttcgaaccaaccgatcggagacctacatctcctaccatagagagcttcgaatggagccatctgaatactacccatagacagtctactgagtgcgtcggccactacattggccttgccaggatgataaagaccaaaatacccttatgaaataagtTTCCAAtta
The Capsicum annuum cultivar UCD-10X-F1 chromosome 6, UCD10Xv1.1, whole genome shotgun sequence DNA segment above includes these coding regions:
- the LOC107873180 gene encoding signal recognition particle 14 kDa protein-like isoform X3: MKRTTGHGSVWVTLKHSSDKSKAQRNKMKTAGKNIEFKCLIRATGGKKNISIMVALQHIIGYICGAQSICQLEPFSHFCSEFCSPVHAILFDLLLLEIDKLIGFSTCMT